One part of the Cyclobacteriaceae bacterium genome encodes these proteins:
- a CDS encoding YceI family protein, whose translation MNSTHSSSAWLATFLATVLTNALAQTLPISTKESKIIWTGTKLTGYHQGVVNIKEGNVVMKENRLAGGYVVVDMNTIVCTDIPASDPIPKRKLEDHLKEADFFNVAKFPVARFEITEVRPHPFSPARYLVSGKLTIKQTTRLVTAAVTPTIQSDKQFIGEADLRFDRQLFGVSYKGIKDELVHDEVQLRILIKAKSS comes from the coding sequence ATGAACTCAACACACAGCAGTAGCGCATGGCTTGCAACCTTTCTGGCAACAGTTTTGACGAACGCCCTGGCGCAAACACTGCCGATTTCAACGAAAGAGTCAAAAATTATCTGGACGGGCACCAAGCTAACCGGTTATCATCAGGGTGTGGTTAACATTAAAGAGGGCAATGTGGTGATGAAGGAAAACCGCCTGGCCGGAGGTTATGTAGTGGTTGATATGAATACCATTGTCTGTACGGACATTCCCGCATCTGATCCCATACCTAAACGGAAACTGGAGGACCACCTGAAGGAAGCCGATTTTTTTAATGTTGCGAAGTTTCCTGTTGCACGTTTTGAAATAACAGAAGTCAGGCCGCATCCCTTTAGCCCGGCCCGGTATCTGGTATCCGGAAAGCTCACTATCAAACAGACAACACGACTGGTTACAGCAGCAGTCACGCCCACCATTCAATCGGACAAGCAGTTTATTGGTGAGGCAGACCTTCGCTTCGACCGGCAGCTATTTGGTGTTTCGTACAAAGGAATTAAGGACGAACTGGTTCACGATGAGGTGCAGCTACGCATTTTGATAAAGGCAAAAAGCAGTTAA
- a CDS encoding DEAD/DEAH box helicase produces MTFQDFNFDQKLNEGLDSMGYEKPTPIQQQAIPVILQNNDVIACAQTGTGKTAAYILPVINKMIHTDHRHLNTLIIAPTRELAQQIDQQIEGFAYFTGISSIPIYGGGDGATWDQQKRALEQGADIVVATPGRLIALLAAGTTVFDHLKHLILDEADRMLDMGFYDDIIKIVNYLPKERQTLLFSATMPPKIRALAGKILRDPHEINIAIAKPAAGIDQQAYVVYDSQKEKLLEHILKTYTWNSIILFASRKETVKKLDSAFRKAGVAAKAFHSDLEQVEREEILRAFKNKQINFLIGTDVLSRGIDVEGISMVINWDVPPDPEDYVHRIGRTARAETTGTAVTFVNEIDQRRFKSIENLIGYPIPKMTLPEELGEGPAYTPQAKRKEKFRNNGRGSRRKRFRPHTNR; encoded by the coding sequence ATGACTTTCCAGGATTTTAATTTCGATCAGAAGCTCAACGAAGGGCTTGATTCCATGGGCTACGAGAAGCCCACCCCCATACAACAACAGGCCATTCCGGTTATCCTTCAAAACAACGATGTGATTGCTTGCGCACAAACCGGTACCGGTAAAACAGCCGCATACATTTTGCCGGTAATCAACAAAATGATACATACCGACCACCGGCATCTCAATACTTTGATTATTGCCCCTACCCGCGAGCTTGCCCAACAAATCGATCAACAAATAGAAGGCTTTGCGTATTTTACCGGCATTAGTTCCATACCTATTTATGGTGGTGGCGATGGCGCCACCTGGGACCAACAAAAACGTGCCCTTGAGCAAGGGGCCGATATTGTTGTCGCTACTCCCGGTAGGTTAATCGCTTTACTGGCCGCGGGAACAACCGTGTTCGATCACCTCAAGCATTTGATTTTGGATGAAGCCGACCGTATGCTTGACATGGGCTTTTACGATGACATCATTAAGATTGTAAACTATCTTCCCAAAGAAAGGCAGACCCTATTGTTTTCGGCAACCATGCCACCAAAAATCCGTGCCTTGGCAGGTAAAATTTTGCGCGATCCGCATGAAATAAATATTGCTATTGCCAAACCTGCGGCAGGCATCGACCAGCAAGCTTATGTTGTTTACGATAGTCAAAAAGAAAAATTGCTGGAGCATATTCTTAAAACGTATACCTGGAACAGCATCATTCTTTTTGCTTCACGGAAGGAAACCGTGAAGAAATTGGATTCGGCTTTTCGAAAGGCTGGTGTTGCTGCAAAGGCCTTCCATTCCGACCTGGAGCAAGTCGAGCGCGAAGAAATACTTCGGGCATTTAAGAACAAACAAATAAACTTCCTGATTGGCACGGATGTACTCTCGCGCGGAATTGATGTAGAAGGCATCAGTATGGTAATCAACTGGGATGTTCCGCCCGACCCGGAAGATTACGTGCACCGCATCGGCCGCACGGCACGTGCTGAAACCACCGGCACAGCCGTCACCTTTGTAAATGAAATTGATCAACGCAGGTTTAAGAGCATTGAAAACCTGATTGGCTACCCCATACCCAAAATGACGTTGCCTGAAGAATTAGGTGAAGGTCCTGCATACACTCCACAGGCAAAGCGAAAAGAAAAATTCAGAAATAACGGACGAGGTTCCCGCAGAAAACGCTTCCGGCCCCATACTAATAGATAA
- a CDS encoding cold shock domain-containing protein gives MKEGTVKFFNETKGFGFVKETATNQEYFVHVSGLVDQIRENDEITFEVQQGRKGLNAVNVRLVNN, from the coding sequence ATGAAAGAAGGAACAGTAAAGTTCTTTAACGAAACCAAAGGATTCGGTTTTGTAAAAGAAACAGCAACCAATCAGGAGTATTTCGTACACGTATCCGGTCTGGTAGACCAGATCCGTGAAAACGATGAGATCACTTTTGAGGTTCAGCAAGGAAGAAAAGGATTGAATGCCGTAAATGTACGGTTGGTCAATAATTAA
- a CDS encoding acyl-CoA desaturase — protein sequence MTIILSFFVAHWYLSLFFQTFFLHRYAAHKAFTMNKFTEKVFFVLTWIFQGSNYLSAYGYGVMHRMHHAFADTENDPHSPKYDETIWNMMWKTKTIYSAIANRKMVVDKRFTDGVPQWEAFDKFARSWPSRILWGALYTLVYWQFATEWWLWLLLPLQFLMSPIHGAIINWFAHKYGYRNFEVGDTSKNFLPVDFLMMGESYHNNHHKHGSRANFGGIRWHEIDPTYLVIKLLDKMGVIKINKTKEINLINVQKAA from the coding sequence ATGACTATCATTCTTTCCTTTTTTGTAGCGCATTGGTATTTATCGCTGTTTTTTCAAACCTTCTTTCTTCATCGTTATGCTGCCCATAAGGCGTTTACGATGAACAAATTCACCGAAAAAGTATTTTTTGTCCTCACCTGGATATTTCAAGGCTCCAACTATTTAAGTGCCTACGGGTATGGTGTAATGCACCGCATGCACCACGCCTTTGCCGATACGGAAAACGATCCACACTCACCCAAGTATGACGAAACCATTTGGAACATGATGTGGAAAACCAAAACCATTTATTCGGCCATTGCAAACAGGAAAATGGTGGTTGACAAGCGCTTTACTGATGGCGTTCCGCAGTGGGAAGCATTTGATAAATTTGCGCGCTCATGGCCGTCACGCATCTTGTGGGGTGCACTTTACACCCTGGTTTATTGGCAATTTGCCACCGAATGGTGGTTGTGGTTATTGTTGCCTTTACAGTTCCTGATGAGCCCCATACATGGTGCCATTATCAACTGGTTTGCGCACAAATATGGTTACCGCAATTTTGAAGTTGGCGACACCTCCAAAAATTTTCTCCCGGTTGATTTTTTAATGATGGGCGAAAGCTACCATAACAACCACCACAAACACGGATCACGCGCAAACTTTGGCGGTATTCGCTGGCACGAGATTGACCCCACCTACCTGGTGATTAAACTGCTTGATAAAATGGGGGTTATCAAAATAAATAAGACAAAGGAAATTAACCTGATTAACGTTCAAAAGGCAGCTTAA
- a CDS encoding sigma-70 family RNA polymerase sigma factor, with the protein MNATQTIALYQPMLYAIAYNLVRCKQDAEDIVQETFLKWLNAEQEKIQNLKAYLIKAVTNNCLNHLNALKRKKEEYLDSIHLPEFIVKIKESNFAHIDLDTYLTGAMKVLHTRLEPLERAVFLLKEVFDVDYDTLHKTLDKKKDHLRQLLSRAKKKLEEEKAKIHFDLPSTSSLLESFKKACQGDTDELIESLKRDIWFQPENPENTGHAS; encoded by the coding sequence ATGAATGCAACACAAACCATAGCACTCTATCAGCCCATGCTCTATGCTATCGCATACAACCTTGTGCGTTGCAAGCAGGATGCAGAAGATATTGTGCAGGAAACTTTTTTGAAATGGTTGAATGCCGAGCAGGAGAAAATCCAAAACCTGAAGGCCTACCTTATAAAAGCAGTAACAAATAACTGCTTAAATCACCTGAATGCACTGAAACGTAAAAAGGAAGAATATCTTGATTCCATTCATTTGCCTGAGTTTATCGTCAAAATCAAGGAATCAAATTTTGCCCACATCGACCTGGACACTTACCTGACAGGGGCTATGAAAGTATTGCACACCCGGCTTGAACCCCTTGAGCGTGCCGTATTTTTACTGAAGGAGGTTTTTGATGTGGATTATGACACATTACACAAAACATTGGATAAGAAAAAGGACCACCTTCGGCAATTGTTAAGCCGGGCAAAAAAGAAATTAGAAGAGGAGAAAGCTAAAATCCATTTCGATCTTCCCTCCACTTCTTCATTATTGGAAAGTTTTAAAAAAGCCTGCCAGGGCGATACGGACGAGCTTATTGAATCATTAAAACGCGACATCTGGTTTCAACCTGAAAATCCAGAGAACACCGGTCATGCTTCGTAA
- a CDS encoding acyl-CoA desaturase, whose amino-acid sequence MSATTITPEVRRKPILKQEIAFALVHLIPIAAIWTGTTFFDWMVCVFLYVFRMFWITGGYHRYFAHKSYKTSRWFQFVIAFMAQTSAQKGALWWAAHHRHHHRHSDTPADPHSMKIYGFWYSHIGWIVGPDFKETDYKVIGDYAKYPELVWLNKHYLVPPVFLAVVVTALGGIVNGGSITLMFTAFGFSTLLIGFFLSTVILYHGTFSINSIMHKFGRQRYKTNDESRNSVWLALLTLGEGWHNNHHYYETASRQGFFWWEIDITWYILKALSWTGLIWDLKGVPKHIKYSKDKEHARQLKLEMEGDLRKTG is encoded by the coding sequence ATGTCAGCAACAACAATAACACCTGAGGTTCGCAGAAAGCCCATTCTTAAACAAGAGATTGCTTTTGCGCTTGTTCACCTTATTCCAATAGCTGCAATCTGGACGGGCACTACATTTTTTGATTGGATGGTATGTGTTTTTCTTTACGTGTTCCGCATGTTCTGGATTACCGGAGGGTACCACCGGTATTTTGCTCATAAATCCTACAAAACTTCGCGGTGGTTTCAGTTTGTTATTGCTTTTATGGCGCAGACATCGGCACAAAAGGGAGCGTTGTGGTGGGCTGCGCATCACCGTCATCACCATCGCCATAGCGATACACCTGCCGACCCGCATTCCATGAAAATTTATGGATTTTGGTATTCACACATCGGTTGGATTGTAGGGCCGGACTTTAAGGAAACCGACTATAAAGTTATCGGTGATTACGCCAAGTATCCGGAACTGGTATGGTTGAACAAGCATTACCTGGTTCCCCCGGTATTTCTGGCTGTGGTTGTAACTGCACTTGGTGGAATCGTGAACGGAGGCAGCATTACCCTTATGTTTACCGCGTTCGGTTTTTCAACCTTACTGATCGGGTTCTTTCTCAGTACGGTCATTCTCTATCACGGAACCTTTTCCATAAATTCCATCATGCACAAGTTTGGCCGGCAGCGCTACAAAACCAATGACGAATCACGCAACAGCGTGTGGCTGGCCTTGCTTACGTTGGGCGAAGGTTGGCATAACAACCACCACTATTATGAAACAGCCTCGCGGCAGGGCTTTTTTTGGTGGGAGATTGATATTACGTGGTATATTTTAAAAGCCCTATCGTGGACTGGCCTGATTTGGGATTTAAAAGGTGTTCCGAAGCACATCAAATACTCCAAAGACAAGGAACATGCACGGCAATTAAAGCTTGAAATGGAAGGTGATTTGCGAAAAACCGGCTAA